CGCGATGGATAGAGATAAACGCTGGGAGCGCATAAAAGAGGCCTATGATAGCTTAGTAGGGGGAGCAAATTTAAGCAGCTTAACGCCAAGCGAGTATCTGCAAAAAAGCTACGACGAGGGCGTGACTGACGAGTTTGTAAAGCCAGCAAGCTTTAATGGCTTTAGTGGCATAGGCAAAGATGACGGCGTGATCTTTATAAATTTTAGAAATGATAGAGCAAGAGAGATTTGCCAGGCTTTGGGCGAGGAGAAATTTAGCGAGTTTGAGCGACCTTTTGCTATCAAAAATTTAATCACCATGACCGAATACGACGCAAATTTTAAATTTGAAGTGCTTTTTAAAAATGAAAAGATAAAAAACACTCTAAGCGAGGTCATAGCAGAGGCTGGACTAAGGCAACTTCACACGGCTGAGACTGAAAAATACGCCCACGTAACATTTTTCTTTAATGGTGGCGTCGAGGAACTAGCCAGCAACGAAACAAGGGTGCTCATCCCTAGTCCAAAGGTCAAAACCTACGACGAAAAGCCAGAAATGAGCGCTGCTGAGGTTTGCAAGGCTGTGCTAAAGGGCATGGAGGATGAGCAAGACTTTATCGTAGTAAATTTCGCAAATGGCGATATGGTTGGACACACTGGCAATTACGAGGCTGCTATAAAGGCGGTTGAAGCAGTGGATATGGCTCTTGGAGAAATTTATGCTAAAGCAAAAGAGAAAAACTACGCGATGATCATCACGAGCGATCACGGAAACTGCGAAGAGATGCGTGATAGCAGCGGTGAGCTACTGACAAATCACACAACTTATGACGTCTTTTGCTTTGTGATGGCTGATGGGGTTAAAGAGCTAAAAAATGGCGGCCTAAACAACATTGCGCCTAGTGTTTTAAAGCTCATGGGGCTTGAAATTCCAGCTGAAATGGACGAGGCGTTATTTTAAATTTGATAATATAAGCAAAATTTATAAGGAGAATTTATGAAATTTAGTGGAAAAAACGTGCTAATAACAGGTGCAAGCAGAGGCATCGGCGCACAAATCGCAAAGACGCTTGCAAATATGGGCTTAAAAGTGTGGATAAACTACCGCTCAAAGCCTGAAATAGCAGACGCTTTGCAAGCTGAAATCGAGCAAAATGGCGGCAAGGCTGCAGTGATAAAATTTGACGCGACAGACGAAGATGAGTTTATAAAAGGTATAAATTTGATAGTTGATAGCGACGGCGAGCTAAGCTACCTCGTAAATAACGCTGGCATAACAAACGACAAGCTAGCACTTCGCATGAAAACTAGCGAATTTACAGATGTGATAAATGCAAATTTAACTTCAGCTTTCATAGGATGTAGAGAGGCTTTAAAAGTGATGAGCAAAAAGCGCTTCGGAGCAGTCGTAAACGTCGCATCTATTGTTGGTGAGATGGGAAATGCTGGACAGGTGAATTATTCAGCCAGCAAGGGCGGACTAATCGCCATGAGTAAGAGCTTTGCAAAAGAGGGTGCGAGCAGAAATATCCGCTTTAACAGCGTAACTCCGGGCTTTATAGAGACTGATATGACGCATGGACTAAGTGATGAGGTGAAAAAAACTTATAGCGACAATATCCCACTAAAACGCTTTGGCAGTGCTAGCGAAGTAGCTGAGGCGGTTGCATTTTTACTAAGTGATCACGCTAGCTACGTGACTGGCGAGACGCTAAAAATAAACGGCGGACTTTATATGTAATGAAATTTCAACAAGTTTTGAAATTTAAAATAAATAAAAGCGTAAATATTATAAGATAACAGACATTTTTTATAAGGAGACCTTAAATGGCAGTATTTGAAGACGTAAGAGACGTAGTTGTAGAGCAACTAAGCGTAGATCCACAAGCGGTAAAACTAGAGTCTAAAATCATCGAAGATTTAGGCGCTGATTCACTTGACGTTGTAGAGCTAGTTATGGCTTTAGAAGAGAAATTTGAAGTAGAAATTCCTGATAGCGAAGCAGAGAAATTAGTAAGCATTCAAGACGTTGTAAATTATATAGAAAAACTAGGCAAATAATTTAAATTTGCATAGTTTGATTTAAGGAGATGTATTGAAACGAGTCGTTGTAACTGGTATTGGCATGATAAACGCACTTGGTCTTGATAAAGAGAGCTCTTTTAAGGCTATTTGCGAGGGTAAAACAGGTGTGAAAGAGATCACGAGCTTTGATGTAAGCGAATTCCCTGTTAAAATTGCTGCCGAGATAACTGATTTTGATCCAAATAGCATTTTAGACGGCAAAGAGGTGAAAAAAGTAGATCGTTTCATACAGCTTGGCATAAAAGCATCTAACGAAGCTATGGCTGATGCGAATTTTAAGGAGTTTGATGCTCATAAATTTGGCGTTAGCTCAGCAGCTGGTATAGGTGGTTTGCCAAATATTGAGAAAAACTCAATCACATATTTTGAAAAAGGCGTAAAGAGAATTTCGCCATTTTTCATCCCATCGGCACTTGTAAATATGCTAGGTGGCATAGTTTCAATAAACCACGGACTAAAAGGTCCAAATTTATCAAGCGTAACAGCTTGTGCAGCAAGCACTCATGCGATATCACAAGCTGCAAAATGCATAATGATCGGTCAAGCAACAAATATGCTAGTTATCGGTGCTGAATCAACTATCTGTGGCGTTGGTATAGGCGGTTTTGCAGCGATGAAAGCACTCTCAACAAGAAATGAAGAGCCAAGTAAGGCATCAAGGCCATTTGATGCAAACCGCGATGGCTTTGTAATGGGCGAGGGCGCTGGCGCACTTGTGCTTGAAGAGTACGAGTCGGCTGTTGCAAGAGGTGCTAAAATTTACGCTGAAGTAGTTGGATTTGGTGAGAGCGGAGATGCACACCACATCACATCACCAACACTTGAAGGTCCATTAAGCGCGATGAAACAAGCACTTGATATGGCAAAAGGCGTAAAGATAGACTATGTCAATGCACATGGTACTTCAACGCCAGTAAATGATAAAAATGAGACAGCTGCGTTAAAGGCTGTTTTTGGCGATAAGTGCCCACCAGTTAGTTCAACTAAAGGTCAGACTGGACACTGTTTAGGCGGTGCTGGTGCGATCGAAGCTGTCATATCTATAATGGCAATGAGAGATGGCATCATCCCTCCAACGATAAACTACGAAACGCCAGATACAGAGTGCGATCTAGACTACGTTCCAAATAAAGCCAGAAAAGCTGATATAAAAGCTGTTATGAGCAACTCGTTTGGCTTTGGTGGAACAAACGGCGTCGTGATATTTAAAAAGTTGGATTAAGATGTCAAATTATTTAGATTTTGAAAAGAGCATAAAGCAAATTGATGAAGATATAGCAAATGCTAAGATCAGAGGCGATGAACATGCTGTTGAAATTTTAAATAAGAACCTATCTAAAGAGATATCAAAAGTATATAAAAATTTAAACGAATATCAACGTTTGCAACTTGCTCGTCATCCAGACAGACCATACGCTATTGACTATATAAATTCATTTTTAGTTGATGGCTATGAAATCCATGGCGACAGGGCATTTCGCGATGACCCAGCAATAGTCTGCTACATCGGCTATATCGGAGGCAAAAAGACTGTCGTTATAGGCGAGCAAAAAGGTCGTGGCACTAAAAATAAACTAAAAAGAAATTTTGGCATGCCTCATCCGGAGGGTTACCGAAAGGCTTTACGCGTAGCAAAATTGGCTGAAAAATTTAACCTACCTATCTTATTTTTGATAGACACTCCAGGTGCATATCCTGGTGTTGGCGCTGAAGAGCGAGGTCAAAGCGAGGCCATAGCTAGAAATTTATTTGAATTTGCAAATTTAAAAACTCCAATAATAGCTGTCGTTATCGGCGAAGGCGGAAGTGGCGGTGCTTTAGCAATAGGCGTGGCTGATAGACTTGCCATGATGAAAAACTCTGTCTTTTCAGTCATTTCGCCAGAAGGTTGTGCAGCGATACTTTGGAACGACCCAGCTAAACAAGAGCAAGCTACAAAATCTATGAAGATAACGGCTGATGACTTAAAAAATTTATCGCTTATAGATGACGTGATAAACGAGCCGATAAATGGAGCCCATAGAGATAAAGACGGTGCCGCAAAAGCACTTGCAAACTACTTCATCTCAGAGCTAGCCGAGCTTGAGAAGCTTGATATAAACGAGCTTGTCACAAAAAGAATAGATAAAATTCTCTCTATCGGAGCTTATGAAGAGTAAAATTTATAGTCACAAGTGAGTTGAAATTTAAGTAAATTTACTTGTGGCTCTCCTTGACGCTAAATTTAATGTAACTTTTTTAAATTTTAAAAATTAAACAATTTTATATTTTTATCCCACTCTTTTAAATTTTATTAACTCATCTATGCGACTTTTAAGTCTTTAAAGCTAAAATTCTTAGCAAATTTCATAAAGGCTATTTGTGGATAAATTTCAAGAAAAATATATAAAACTTTCAAAAGATTACTACAAAAATAACGGCAATGCGGCAAGCGTGGAGGCTTTGTATCAGTTCAAAGAAGAGCTTGAGGCAAGCGAGGATATGCAGGCAAAGAGCGTTTTAGTAGATATTTATCAAATTTTGTCTATGCAAAAGAGTGCTTACGAGCTACTTTTAAAGATACACGATAAAAACGATAAAAAGCAGCTAAAAACACTTGGTTACCTTGCGCAGTTTGTGGATGAGGGCGACAAATGGGCGGTGCCAAGGCCAAAGAGTAAAGAGCAAATTTTAGCCCAAAAGGCAAAGGCTGCCACCTTGCCAAAATTTCGCTATCACCCAGAGCCATTAAAAACTGGTGCATTTAAAGATAATATGAGTGTCATTTGCGAGTGCTGTGGCAAAAACACAGAAATTTATTACAACAATGGCATCTACAGCGAGCAAGATGTCACCTATCTTTGCCCAGCCTGCATTGCAAATGGTGAAGCTGCTAAGAAATTTGACGCTACCTTTGTGCAGGGCGCCGATAATCTTGTCACAGATGACGCCAAAAAAGATGAGGAACTCTTTGAAAGAACACCTGGTTATGAGAGCTGGCAAGGCGAGCACTGGGTGGCGTGTTGTGATGATTATTGCGCATTTTTGGGCGATGTGGGCACGAAGGAGCTTGAGGAGCTCGGCATCGCAGACGAGGTTTTTGCGGACTACGCAAAAAGAGACGAGTATGACGTGAAAATGGCTCGCGAGCTACTCGTAGCGGGCGGCGATTTTGCTGGGTATTTGTTTCGCTGCTTGCACTGCAAAAAGTATCACATCTACATTGATGCTTGCTAGAAAGGGAAAAATATGGATCTAAATGAAATTTCTAAAGGCTGCAAAGAGCGCGGCTTGGATGAGCTTTTTGAGTTTTTAAAGCCAATGGCTAAAAATGCTATAAAGATAGATACGCAGGCTAAAGATGACGGTGATATCGCTGTTGGAGCGTCTAAATTTGGCGGACAGCCAGATCTGCCAGCTAGCGTGCCTTGGCCCTCAAATGAAAACGGCGCGCTTAGCTTTGTGGCGCAGATAAATTTTGCTGAAGTTAGTAAATTTGACACCGACGGACTTTTGCCAAAAAGTGGCATGCTCTATCTTTTTTATGATATAAATTTACGCATTTGGGGCTATGACCCTGCTGATAAAAAGGGCTTTGCCGTGATCTTTAGTGAGGCAGTTCAAGACCAGCTTGCTCGCCAAAACATGGATAGTGGAAATTTCACATTTGGCGCACGCTCTCTTAGCTTTAAAAACGAGTTAAATTTGCCAAGTTTGCAAAGCTCGCTCGTGCCATTTGGTAAATTTAGCGAGGAGGAGTGGGAGGCATATCACGAGATCATCGAGCCAAGCTGGCAGGCCAAAGAAAACAAGCTCCTTGGTCACTCTGACAACATTCAAGACGGCATGGAGCTAGAGTGCGAGCTCGTGGCAAATGGCCTTGACTGCGGCGATGGTAGCGCTTATCACCACCAAAATATCGCTGAGTTTGAGAAAAATGCCGCCCAGTGGCAGCTGCTTTTGCAGATAGATAGCGACTGGGAAAGCGACATGGACTGGGACGGAGAGGGCAGAATTTATCTGTGGATAAAGAGGGATGACCTGGCGGTGCGCAACTTTAGCAAGATGTGGCTAGTTTTGCAAACAAGCTAATTATGAAAATTTATTAAGATCGCTTGTTTTTTGTATCATTGACAATCCTTTTAAAGGGATTTATGCCTAAAATTTCATCACGTAGGCACTTTCTTGCTACGATTGCTTTGCTTGCAGTAAGTGTCATTTTGCCTACTTTTGCTCACACGTCGTCCACAAAAGGTCGAAGCCAAACAAATTTAAAAAAGATGATTAAAAATATCGTTTTAGTTCATGGCACATTTGTTGATGGTTCTTGCTACGCTGAGTTGATCCGCCACTTGCAAGAAGCTGGCATTAACACCGTTGCTGTGCAAAATCCGCTAACTTCTCTTGCATCAGCGTTTTGCAAAGCAGATAAATGCAAAGACAAAAGTGGGCATCTTTTGATGATCTCACAGCCAAAAGGGCTGGCAAACTGGCTCATTGAGATTGCGGATTTGATCTAATTTTATAAAACAAGCCACTTTAAATGAGTAGCTTGAAGCTAAATTTTACTAGCATTTTTGCCCATCAAGGCTTTAAATTTATCTTTTCTTTTTATAAAATACCAAGCTTATCAATGCCCAAATTTAGGCAAATTTTAGTAAAATCTTCAAAAATTTAAAGGCAAAATATGTTTAATGGCTTAATCAGAGAGCTTGCCGAGGTCATTAGCTACTCGCAAAATGTTCTACGGCTAAAGGCTAAATTTCGCCCAAATTTAGGCGACAGCATCGCAGTAAATGGCGCTTGCTTAAGCGTGACCAAACTATATGAGGACGGCTTTAGCGTGGAGCTAAGCGCAGAGAGCAGGGCAAATGTCGCGGTTGAAAATTTAGCTGGCAGGGTGCATATCGAGCCTGCGATGAAGCTAGCAGAGCGAGTAGATGGGCATTTGATGCAAGGGCACATCGACTTTATCGGCGTGATCTCAGCTATCAAAAAGCATGAAAACGGCGTTGATTTTTACATCGACCTGCCAAAGGAGGCGATAGCTCTGATGGCAAACAAGGGCTCGGTGGGCGTTGAGGGCGTGAGCCTTACGATAAATGAAATTTTGCCAAAGGGCATAAGGCTAACCATCATACCGATCACGTTTAGAGATAGTCTTTTTGGCACTTTCAAGGTCGGCAGACGCGTAAATATCGAGAGCGACTTGCTGGCTCGCTACGTGGCTAGGATGCTTGAGGCTAAGCAAAATGGCGGCCTTAGCTGGGACGAGGTCGAGAGAATTTCAAGCCTCTACTAAGCGAGCGAAGATGCGTGAAAATTTAGAGATCGTTTTTGATAAAAATGGCATAGTGGCTGGCTTTACAAATAGATTTGGTGGCGTGAGTGAGGGTAAATTTAGCTCGCTAAATTTGGGCGATCACGTGGGCGATGAGCCAAAAGATGTCATAAAAAATAGAGAAATTTTGGCTAAAAATTTGGGCGTTAGGCAGCTTAAATTTATGAAGCAGATCCACTCGGACAAGGTTTTTGTCCTTGAAAACGAGGAGGATGAGCTGCCAGAGTGCGACGCTGTGATCACAAATTTAAGCGATGTGGGCATCTGCGTTTTGGTGGCGGACTGCTCGCCAGTTGTGATGATAGATGAGAGGCAGGGTGCCATCTGCGTGGCTCATGCGGGCAGAGCCGGCGTGATGCTAAAAATTTGCACAAAAGCCGTTATGCTTATGGGCGAGAAATTTGGCTCAAGAGCGGGCGAGATGAGCGTCTTTGTCGGAGCAAATATAAAAGGCGGCTGCTACGAGGTGGGCGAGCTTGATCTTGGGGAATTTAACGCATATAAGATAGGTAGAAATTTTGATATGAACGCAGCCTTGAGAGATGAATTTAGCGCACTTGGGATTAGAAATTTAAACTTTAGCGAGGTCTGCACGCACTGTGACGAGAGATATTTTTCATACCGAAGAGACGGCGTGTGCGGTAGATTTTGCGGATTTGCAGTGAAATTTAAGGATAAAAATGTATGAGAGCTTTAAAAATCCACTAGCGGCAAAAATAGCTCAAAACGCTAGAAATTTGGGCTTTGAGCAGCTTATGAACGAAGAGTTTGTGCAGATGCTACTTAGCTCAAAAAAGATGGAGCTAAGCGCCGTGGATAGGGAAAATATCGAGCAAATTTTTATAAAACTGATGGAGATAGAAGAAAAAGTACAACTTAGCAAATAAAGGAGAAAATATGCTTTTGCTTAAAAATGCTAATCTATACACGCCAAAATTTCTTGGCAAGCGCGATGTTTTGGTAGGTGGCGGTAAAATTTTAGCTATCGGCGAGGGGCTAAGCTTTAGCGTAGAAGGGCTTGAAATTTACGACCTAAAAGGCAAAATTTTGGCTCCAGGCCTCATTGATCAGCACGTGCATATTACGGGTGGTGGCGGCGAGGCTGGATATCACTCAAGAACGCCTGAGATCACGCTTAGCCAGATCGTAAAATACGGCACAACGACGCTTGTTGGCGTTTTGGGGACTGACGGGGTCACTAGAAGCTTGGAAAATCTCTACTCAAAAGCAAAAGCGCTCGAGTTTGAGGGCATCTCGACCTTCATCCACACTGGCTCATACGCAAGCCCCTGTGTGACATTTACCGGCGACATCGCAAAGGATCTCATACTAATCGACAAAGTGATCGGCGTCAAGATCGCACTGACCGACAACCGCGGCAGCTACGTCTCAAAAGAGGAGCTCATCAAGATCCTAAGCAAGATACGCATAGGCGGCATGGTCTCTAAAAAAGGCGGCGTGCTTCACATGCATATGGGCGGACTGAGCGAGAAATTTGACAACGTCTTTAAGGTGATAAAAGACTACGAATTTCCAGTTCATTACTTCTCGCCGACACACTGCGCTAGGACGAAGGATCTGTTTAACGAGGCTTTGAAATTTCAAAAAATGGGCGGAAATATCGATATTACAAGCGGTGGGAGTAAATTTGCCCCACTTCACGAGGTGGTGGCTTATGGCGTTGAAAATGGGCTAAATTTAGAGCGCCTAACGATGAGCTCAGACGGCAACGGCAGCGTGCCTAAATTTAATGAAAATGGCGAGCTTGTGGGATACGGCTGTGCCTCATGTGCGTCAAATTTAGAGGTATTGCAAGCTTTGGTAAGAAATAAAATTTTAAAGATAGAAGACACTTTGGCTTTGATGAGTAAAAACGTGGCGAAATATCTAAATTTAAGCCAAAAAGGCGAGATAAAAGTGGGCAATGACGCTGATCTTTGCGTCTTTGATGAGGAGCTAAATTTATACGACGTGATCGCAAAAGGCGAGTTTTGTGTCAAGGACGAAAAGGTCGTTAAAAAAGGCTTTTTCGAGTAAATTTAAAGAAATTTGAGCTTTATTTGTAGCTAAAGAAATCTTTAAATTTAGCTTCAATAAAGCCAAGTTTCAATATAATCCAAGCTTTATTTCACACACGACAATCCTAAATTTGGTTGTGCGAAAGCATTAATGGTCGTGGAGGATAAAACTAAATTCAAGGCAAAATGCCTAAAACAAGGAGAAACTCATGGTAACTATGAGAGATTTATTAGAGTGTGGCGTACATTTTGGTCACCAAACACGCCGCTGGAACCCAAAGATGAAAAAATTTATCTTTGGCGAGAGAAAAGGTATCTATATTATAGATCTACAAAAGACTATCCGCTACTTCCGCTACACTTACAACATTGTTCGTGACGCAGCCGCTGAAGGCAAGTCAGTGCTATTTGTCGGTACTAAAAAACAAGCTATCGACGCTATCAAAGAGTACGCTGAGAAATGCGGAATGCCTTATGTAAATCACCGCTGGCTAGGTGGTATGATGACAAACTTCGGTACTATCCGCCAGTCTATCCGCAAACTAGAAGTTATCGAGGCTATGGAAGAAGATGGCTCGATAAATTTACTAACTAAAAAAGAGGCTTTGATGCTTCGCCGCAAAAAAGAGAAGCTTATCGCAACTCTAGGCGGTATCCGCAATATGAAAAGCCTACCTGATATGATATTTGTCGTTGATACAGTTAAAGAAAAGATCGCTGTTCAAGAGGCAAATCGCTTAAAAATCCCAGTTGTAGCACCAATAGATACAAACTGCGATCCTGACGTTGTTGATTATCCTATCCCAGGAAACGACGACGCGATCCGCTCTGTTCAGCTTTTCTGCCAAGAGATGGCTGAGGCGATCAACGAGGGCAAATCACTTCTTGAGCAAGATGGTGGCGAGCAAGCTGCTGGCGAAGAAGTAAGCCAAGATGAGAAAGATGCAGTTGTAGCTGAGGCTATGAGCGAAGAAGACTTTGGCGAGGACGAAGAGTAATGGAAATAACTGCACAAATGGTAAAAGAGCTCCGCGAATCAACCGGAGCTGGCATGATGGACTGCAAAAAGGCACTTGGCGAAGCAAATGGCGACATGGAAAAAGCTGTTGATATCCTTCGTGAAAAAGGCCTAGGTCAAGCTGCTAAAAAGGCTGACCGCCTTGCAAGCGAGGGCTTAGTAAGCGTTGAAGTTTGCTCAAAATGCAAAAAAGCAACTATCAGTGAGATCAACTCTGAGACTGACTTCGTTGCTAGAAACCCACAGTTTCAAGCACTTGCAAAAGACACAACAGCTCACATCCAATCAAGTGGTATAAAAACAGTTGAAGAGCTAAATACAAGTACTTTAAATGGTGTTAAATTTGAAGAATATTTCAAAACCCAGATCGCAACTATCGGCGAAAACCTTGTAGTTCGCCGCTTTGAGACTATTAGTGCTGATGATAAGGGCGTGGTAAATGGTTACGTTCACTCAAATGGCCGTGTTGGCGTACTTATCGGTGCAGCTTGCGAAAGTGCTGAAGTTGCAAACAAAGCAGCTGAATTTATAAGAAATTTATGTATGCATGCAGCTGCTATGAAGCCAAGCGTTATAAGTTACAAAGATCTTGATAGAGATTTTGTTGAGAAAGAATTTATCGCACTTCGCGCCGAACTTGAAAAAGAAAATGAAGAGCTAAAACGCCTAGGCAAGCCACTTCACCACATCCCTGAGTATGCTAGCCGCTGCCAGATAGGTGAGGCAGAGCTTGCAAAAGCTACAAAAGTGATCGAAGAAGAGCTAAAAGCTGAGGGCAAACCTGAGAAAATTTGGGATAAGATCATCCCTGGCAAGATCGAGAGATTTTACGCTGATAATACAGTGCTTGACCAACGCCTTACACTTTTAGGTCAGTTTTATGTAATGGATGATAAAAAGACTATCGAACAAGTTATCGAAGAGAAGAGCAAAGAGCTTGGCGGCAAGATCAAGATCGTAAAATACGTTCGTTTCGAGCTTGGCGAAGGCTTAGAGAAAAAAGTAGATGACTTTGCTGCAGAAGTTGCTGCTCAAATAGGCTAATGGAAATTTTAAGAGCGTCTAATCTAGGCTTTGCGTATGATTATACGCTCTTTAACAATATAAATTTAACTCTCAATCAAAAACAAAGCATCGCGATAACAGGTGTTAGCGGTTGTGGCAAATCAACGCTTTTACACATACTTTCAACACTTTTAAAACCAAATTTTGGCGAGGTCATCTATCAAGATAGATCGATCTACGAGCTTTCTCAAAACGAGCTTTTGGCCATTAGAAGGCTTCATTTTGGCATTATTTTTCAGTCGCACTATCTTTTTAAAGGTTTTAGCGCTTATGAAAATATCGAGCTTGCAAGTATCTTATCTGGCGAAAATATAGAAAAAAATGATCTTGAAGCGCTAAAAATTTCAAGCGTTATAAATCAAAAAGTTGGCGAGCTAAGTGGCGGCCAGCAGCAGCGTGTCAGCATCGCTAGAGTGCTTACCAAAAAGCCAAAGATCATCTTTGCAGACGAGCCAACGGGCAACCTTGATAAGCAAACGGCAAATGAAGTGATGCAAGTTTTGTTTGACTATATAAATGAAAATAGCGCTGCCCTTGTTTTAGTCACTCACGACAACGACCTAGCCGCGAAATGTGACAATTCATACAAGCTTGAAAATAAAGAGCTTGTGCAAATTTCTTAAAATTTAGCTTCAAATTTCTAAAAACGACCGCTTAAATTTAAAAAACAAAGTAAAATTTTGTAAAATTAGTAAAAAAATTAAAAGAGCAAAATGGAACTAGTAGAATTTTTTGGAGCCGATAAAGCAATAGTTTTTATGCTTTTGTTTGCACGCCTAAGCGGTCTCATCGTTTTTTTTCCATTTTATTCGCACAATCAAATTCCTCTTAGCGTAAAAACGCTTTTAGTTTTTGTCCTTTGCGTCGTGCTATTTCCCATCTCAAAAGCTCATGAAAACTCTATAAATTTCTTAATCGGCGAGATCTTAGGCGAGGTTATGCTAGGACTAAGTGCCGGACTTATGCTAACCATCATCTTTGCCACACTTCAAATGGCAGGGGAGCAAATTTCCATGGTCATGGGCTTTTCGATGGCGTCGGTGCTTGACCCACAAACTGGCACAAACTCTCCAGTCATTGCAAACCTCATAAATTTCATCGCGCTGCTAACATTTCTAGCTTTTGATGGGCATCATTTGCTCCTTCAGTTTTACGCTAGCTCACTTGCTGTGGTGCCACTTGGCGACTTTTATCCACGCCCCGGCATCATGAGCTATGCGATAAATTTATTTACAAATTTGTTTATGTTTGGCTTTATCATGTCATTTCCGATCATCGCGCTTTCTTTGCTCTCAGACTCCATTTTTGGCATGCTCATGAAGACGATGCCGCAGTTTAACCTACTAGTCATCGGCTATCCTATCAAAGTGACGATCGGATTTTCTGTTTTGATAGCCATTTTAGCAGGCATTATGAAGATAATGAGCGACCTACTTTTAAAAGTGATAAATGATCTGCCGGCTCTGTTTTTTTAAGAAAATAGCAATGAAATTTATCATAGAATAGGCTTTTACTATTACAAGGAGGGATGATGAAAGTTGCTCTAATAAATAAAAATCCAGCAGTTTCACGTCTGATAACTTTAAGTCTGAATAAAATCGGTACCGAATATAGCGAATTTGAGGATCTAAATGGATTTGACGATGCTCAGTTTGACTTTATCATAATCGACAGCGACGTGGACAGCAGTGAGCTTGCGACTACAAAAGATGTGATGTATCTAGCAAGTCGTGGCGAGAATAAACCAGAATTTGCTACTTTGATGCTTGAAAAACCATTTTTACCAACTGAATTTATAAGTGTTTTTGAGCAAAATATCCCAAAAGATGAGCCAGCTGCCGAGCATGGCGAGAGTGAG
This genomic stretch from Campylobacter concisus harbors:
- the acpP gene encoding acyl carrier protein; protein product: MAVFEDVRDVVVEQLSVDPQAVKLESKIIEDLGADSLDVVELVMALEEKFEVEIPDSEAEKLVSIQDVVNYIEKLGK
- a CDS encoding YwqG family protein, with the translated sequence MDLNEISKGCKERGLDELFEFLKPMAKNAIKIDTQAKDDGDIAVGASKFGGQPDLPASVPWPSNENGALSFVAQINFAEVSKFDTDGLLPKSGMLYLFYDINLRIWGYDPADKKGFAVIFSEAVQDQLARQNMDSGNFTFGARSLSFKNELNLPSLQSSLVPFGKFSEEEWEAYHEIIEPSWQAKENKLLGHSDNIQDGMELECELVANGLDCGDGSAYHHQNIAEFEKNAAQWQLLLQIDSDWESDMDWDGEGRIYLWIKRDDLAVRNFSKMWLVLQTS
- the fabG gene encoding 3-oxoacyl-ACP reductase FabG codes for the protein MKFSGKNVLITGASRGIGAQIAKTLANMGLKVWINYRSKPEIADALQAEIEQNGGKAAVIKFDATDEDEFIKGINLIVDSDGELSYLVNNAGITNDKLALRMKTSEFTDVINANLTSAFIGCREALKVMSKKRFGAVVNVASIVGEMGNAGQVNYSASKGGLIAMSKSFAKEGASRNIRFNSVTPGFIETDMTHGLSDEVKKTYSDNIPLKRFGSASEVAEAVAFLLSDHASYVTGETLKINGGLYM
- the gpmI gene encoding 2,3-bisphosphoglycerate-independent phosphoglycerate mutase, which translates into the protein MAQKTILIITDGIGSNKNGKFNAFEAAKKPNYDKFFKEIPNSLIKTSGNAVGLPKGQMGNSEVGHMCIGSGRVLYQNLVKISRGFNDGSIAENEALKALFKKCKKIHVIGLYSDGGVHSHMEHFDGMCELASKSGCEVFAHAITDGRDVSPNSGVNFIKSLEAKFKVATVCGRFYAMDRDKRWERIKEAYDSLVGGANLSSLTPSEYLQKSYDEGVTDEFVKPASFNGFSGIGKDDGVIFINFRNDRAREICQALGEEKFSEFERPFAIKNLITMTEYDANFKFEVLFKNEKIKNTLSEVIAEAGLRQLHTAETEKYAHVTFFFNGGVEELASNETRVLIPSPKVKTYDEKPEMSAAEVCKAVLKGMEDEQDFIVVNFANGDMVGHTGNYEAAIKAVEAVDMALGEIYAKAKEKNYAMIITSDHGNCEEMRDSSGELLTNHTTYDVFCFVMADGVKELKNGGLNNIAPSVLKLMGLEIPAEMDEALF
- a CDS encoding beta-ketoacyl-ACP synthase II, whose protein sequence is MKRVVVTGIGMINALGLDKESSFKAICEGKTGVKEITSFDVSEFPVKIAAEITDFDPNSILDGKEVKKVDRFIQLGIKASNEAMADANFKEFDAHKFGVSSAAGIGGLPNIEKNSITYFEKGVKRISPFFIPSALVNMLGGIVSINHGLKGPNLSSVTACAASTHAISQAAKCIMIGQATNMLVIGAESTICGVGIGGFAAMKALSTRNEEPSKASRPFDANRDGFVMGEGAGALVLEEYESAVARGAKIYAEVVGFGESGDAHHITSPTLEGPLSAMKQALDMAKGVKIDYVNAHGTSTPVNDKNETAALKAVFGDKCPPVSSTKGQTGHCLGGAGAIEAVISIMAMRDGIIPPTINYETPDTECDLDYVPNKARKADIKAVMSNSFGFGGTNGVVIFKKLD
- the accA gene encoding acetyl-CoA carboxylase carboxyl transferase subunit alpha, with product MSNYLDFEKSIKQIDEDIANAKIRGDEHAVEILNKNLSKEISKVYKNLNEYQRLQLARHPDRPYAIDYINSFLVDGYEIHGDRAFRDDPAIVCYIGYIGGKKTVVIGEQKGRGTKNKLKRNFGMPHPEGYRKALRVAKLAEKFNLPILFLIDTPGAYPGVGAEERGQSEAIARNLFEFANLKTPIIAVVIGEGGSGGALAIGVADRLAMMKNSVFSVISPEGCAAILWNDPAKQEQATKSMKITADDLKNLSLIDDVINEPINGAHRDKDGAAKALANYFISELAELEKLDINELVTKRIDKILSIGAYEE
- a CDS encoding CbrC family protein, whose protein sequence is MDKFQEKYIKLSKDYYKNNGNAASVEALYQFKEELEASEDMQAKSVLVDIYQILSMQKSAYELLLKIHDKNDKKQLKTLGYLAQFVDEGDKWAVPRPKSKEQILAQKAKAATLPKFRYHPEPLKTGAFKDNMSVICECCGKNTEIYYNNGIYSEQDVTYLCPACIANGEAAKKFDATFVQGADNLVTDDAKKDEELFERTPGYESWQGEHWVACCDDYCAFLGDVGTKELEELGIADEVFADYAKRDEYDVKMARELLVAGGDFAGYLFRCLHCKKYHIYIDAC